Within the Sarcophilus harrisii chromosome 2, mSarHar1.11, whole genome shotgun sequence genome, the region ACACAGACAATGTATGACTGGAGCAATAGTCTCAGTCTTTGTCTTCTGAGCTCTAGTTCTGCATTAGCAACTGCCATGTCCACCTGTATGACCCAAGCACATCTCAAAATCAACATATGCAGAAAACTCCttcaacattttttcttctaaacaaaACTCCTCTTCTAGGCTTCCTTGTTTCTATACAGGGCATCTTCCCAGTTATACAAGTCGCTTCTTTTTCAATCTTCAAGTAGAATCAGTAGGCAAGTTTTGTTAACTGAACCTTCATAATATTTCTTCAAAGTATCACCTTCTCACTATTCACAAAAGCTATCAATCCAGGGTAGGTATTGATCACCTTTTACTTGGACCAGATTGGTGTTCTTTGCTTTAAtccctcctttttccatttccatacTAGACACAATGGCTAAAATCATCATTCTAGGACCCAATCATGTCATGTCCATCCTTAAAAACCTTCTCTATTTCTGCTGAGGACATGATCTCCAGCACAAAGGATCAGAAGAATCTCACTCCCACAGCCTTCCTGTTGCCTTCAGGACAAAATATAATTTGCTCAGCATGTCAAAGGCCATACACAATCTGGCTCTTACCtgcctttccagatttatttcacacCATATTCCCATGATATATTCCTGCCCAAATGATTTCTGTCTTTTCCATGAACTTGACTTTTGGAGTCCCATATTTATGTGGTCTCTTAGGCCATCCCCAATGCCTGCAATGCACTCTCTCTACCTCTCAgaattcttatcttccttcaaagttcagaataaatgtcatttcttttatGAAACACTTCCCGATTCCCTATTTATGAATATTCTCTCTACCTCAagttaccttatatttatttatctctgtacATGTAACTCTcaatagattataagctccttgaggatgggggctaatcatttttgtctttttatctcaaGTAACTAGTAAAATGTgttgcacatagtaaatactcaTTTGGAGAAATGAACTGAATTCATCTTTCTGCAAATGTTTTCCTCTCCAGTCTGCCTTCTTGATTCATTTCCATAAAATTTTCTCTGCCATGGTATAAAAGCCTTTTTATCTGGAAATTCATTCCACCTCTTGACTACTCACACTGGAAGTACTGATACATACACCACTGTGGTCTTTCCCTTTAATTATCTGATTCCTCCTTGACTTTCCATTTTAAGGAGGAAGTCATAATCAATAATGTCTTCATTTGTATCCAGGGCGTACCCCTAACTCACTTCTTCAGAATTCCTTTCTAACATGCTACAGAGTCTGGAAACTTAGTTCACCCCTAAACTAACCAGATTACCTCTCACATTGAAAGTAACTTCTGTCCTTGCAGCTTTTCCATCTAATTGGCTAGTTCCTCTCAGAACCTGTATTTTAAGGAGGATGCCCAGGTCAAAACTGGCTTGATTTCTCTTCTTCAGACTGCTCCTGATTCTCTGGAATTTCTCCACCATGGTCCCAAGCTTGGAAACTTCATTTCTCTATCTCCTCTCctattttcagtttccttttgtgagTAATCTTCTATCATTATAATGCAAATTCCTTGAGTATGGATTGTCTATCcttctgcttttatttgtattaacAGCCTTTAGCACAGCACctgtcacacagtaagtgctttataaatgcttgctgacttcaCTTGAACCCTTAGGCAGCCTATGACAGGAGTAGATTTTGAAATAACAGTTGTAAGTAGAGTTTCTCATCTTAGAAAACAGGATTTCAGAACTGTTAGAGACCTTACAAATCCTTTAACCCAATTCTTTATTTACATGTGAAGAAGATATTTGCCTAGAACATACAAGTAGTAAATGGTAGAcacaagattcaaatccagcactGAACGTGCATAAACCACTGTAGCTCTTCAAGACAGACAGCGGACATGATCTAGtagatttattttctcttcatactGATCTATATAAGCCTTCACAAGGTTAGTGAACCCAAATAAGAGTACTGACTCGGGTCCTTGGAGAAACCCTTAGAGACACACACATAGGTAGTGCCTATGTGATTGACTGTTGCCTTCGATTCTGGGTCTAATGACATGAATTCTTTAGACAATGGTTCCAAGGCCAGGTTGGATATGGCCCTGGCTCATTTCTTTAATCACTGATGCTGGAGTACTTTGGAAAAGGCAGATACTGACTAGGCTCATTCTGAGGATCCTGCCCTCACCAGAGCATTTAAGAAGCTCTCTTGGGAGCAGTCTCTTAGTAGAAAAGCCATTCAGTATGAATGATGCTGTGCCCATTGATATCCAAgtcaattattttcaatttcaccAATAAACTTTTGGATAGTTCCAATAACCTGCTACATTTCAAATAGGaagataatattccatttcacaATCAGTGGGGATGTGGACCCCGAGTTGTGCTTGTAGCAATGGGGATAGGTACATTAAGACAACCATATCCTCTTTCCTGTCCCATTTATCACCAGTGTCCCTTATCTCAGTGATGACTAATTAGGGATAGAGGAAATGGAGATATTCTAGtctaggaagaaataaaaacctgTGTCTTTGGCCTTATCAGGCATTGTTTCTCAGCTTCTACCAAATCTATCTTTCTAAAACATCACTTGTATCATATATATCTTGTACTCAAAACCTTTAGTAGCTCCCCAATGGCCATAGAAAAAAGCACAAACTCCTTAACTTGACATTCAAAGCCTTCCACAATCTGGCCCCAACATATTCCTCTGTCTCTATGTTCTATTCCTCAATACAAACCTTCTCTTCCCCAAAACTGATCTCTTTGTTCCCAGAACACACTTACTATATACCTCAATGAtaagaagggacttcagagatcagatatttcaaatctctcattttataaatgacgaCACTCCTGCCCTGATGGGGAAAGTGATATGGCTGAGTTACATAGGCAATAAGCAGCAGAGACAGAACTAGAACCTTTCTGATTGTAGATCTATTCCCACAGCTGTGCTTAAACTACATTTCCTTCTCCTTGATCTCTTCCTTGCTAAATTCATCCACTAATATCCAATTCAAGTTCcatcttctccatttttttctccttaagcaTCTTAGTCTCTCCTGAACTTACAGTATTATCATGAACTAGTAACACATCTGTCACATCACATAAAGCCAGTTCTGTGACATCTTATCAAGTGGTCTTATCATTTCACTTGTCATGAATGTATCTTGTCTCTTCAGCTAGTCTGGGAGTCCCACAAAGGGCCCTCAGGACCATGTCTTCTTTTCTGTACAATGAAAGTTCTATAGCTCAGGGCCAAGTACAAAATAAGGTATTCTATACAGGCTTATTGAACAaacaagttttttgtttgttttactataCATGATAAGTTGCTGAGGTATGTGTTCAGTCTCTACCTAGCTATCTGCCAATCAAGCCATCAAAGCACAATTTTATCATCTTCCCTCCTTAAACTACCTTATGTAACTACTCAACCACTacttctctcaaaaaaaaaagttggggacGCAGGTAATCAGACTAATCACAATGAATCAAAGATTGAAATCATTGGCTGGGAAACTTCAGAAACTTAAACCCCTTTATGGCTTGAGTAAACCCAGTACCAGCAGGAGGTAGTAATGTACAAATTAAGATCTCCTCTGCTTGTCCTTCTCAAGGCACTTTCCTATCCAACAGGGCTAGGAGACATAGTGAGTAGAACACAGAGCTGAAGTCcagaagatccaaattcaaatttgacccttagacactagctgtgtcaccctgggcaagtcatttaatctttatctactgcagtttccttaaatgtaaaatgaggataatgataacaTCTGACTCCTGGGAGTTGCTGTAAGGGATcaactgaaatatttataaagcacttagaacagtgcttggcacacagtaaatgcttaataaatccctctttctttcttttttcattccctctcatttgatcttcacaataacctagCAAGATTGGTTGAGTAGGTATCATTATCtccaatttgcagatgaagaccatgaggcccagaaaggttcaATAACTTTCAAAGATGATCTAGCTAAGTTGAGTGGGAGGGCTGGGCTAGAACCCAGATCTCCTAAGCAGGTTCTTTATTTTTGTGTTCTTCCCATCAAATTGCCTAAGTAAACTCAGTGGGAAGTTTTTTAAAATGCCCTTCAAATTACATTTAAACTGAAACACTGGGCAAAGTGGAAAAGATGCTTGTGGAGATTTGGCTGGAGTCTTACCCATCTTTTCCTGACTCAAGGAATTTCTGAGCAATGCactgttttcttggcaagaagGGAGTGATGACAATGAAAGCTGGAGTTACCCTTGGGAAACAGAGCCTAATACTAGGCATTATACACATTTTGCAGTTCAAAAGacagagttgttttgttttgttttataggaAAGCACAAATTGAACTTTTGAAAAACACAGTTTGAGTCTCAAGTTTGTTCTAAATATGGTATCCAAAAGCCAGAATATTCCTTGGCACAGGCAGTAAGACTAGTACACAGTCAGCCTGGAAAAAGAAGGCTTAGAATCCCCAGCTGGCAACTGtgttcctgcttttcttctaggTGCCTTGAAGTGGTTTCCCAAACAGGCTTCCTTGCATTATCACCAGAACCTGCAGCATCCTTATTACACTAAGTACTTGAACTTTAATTAGAGATGATAGGTTGGAATCAGACACGTTGATTGCATCCTTTTTTGTTGGTTGTTAAAATGCATCTGCACCTTCCCTTCTGCCTGGGTTCTTAGCTCCTTCTTCTTCAACATCTACTCCCCTCCTCTTTGTTACCTCAAAAtaaaacagcagcagcaacaacaactcTCTGGGTGTCAcattcccccctcctccccttcttcaaCCAAAACTTTGTAGCAGAGAGTGGAGTGAAATGGAGGGattaattaacaattatttaatttcagAATTGATCTAAATCACAAgtcttagagctagaaagaaacttATAGATGATTTAGGTAAAGATAGCCTCATTTTGCAGAGTAAATCCATAGTGGAAAAAGTGActttccaaggtcacaaaggttgTGAGCTGTACAACTGGGTTCATCCCAGGGAAGTCTGAAAGACTTAGTCAGTTTTACCAAGGTCAGCAAGTGGTGGGTGAGAAACATTTTGGAGAATCTTGCATTTTCTACCTGCCCCCACAAAGGAGCTAAAGCTTCAACTCAAAGGGCTCTGATCCAATGAATGCCAGTACTACTGTTAGATTAACAAGAGATTTATAATTAAGGGGCAGAAGGGAGACAGAAACCCAGGCCCAGGGCTAGTTGTCCCTACCCAATATTACCAAATTCCTTGCCTGCAGAAACTGGCTTCTCTGTTGAATAATAATGAACCCAATAACCTCAAGAAGCACGAATAAAACAACTCTGTTTCAGTTCACTAATGTGCAAACTCATAGGGGAGGAACGGGTTAGAGTCAGAATTGTAGAATTGGCAGACAGTAAAGGAAATGGTAGTGGGGGCGAGAAGGAGGTAGTCTATACTGTTGCCGGAACTTGAAAGTCTGTTTTTAATGGACCCTTCTCTTCCGTGTGTACATAATATAGTTCCTAAGCAAAGAAGCAACGTTCCCACCTCTGGGTGCCAAAGGTCTCTTATTTTTGTTGAATCTCTTGTCCTAATCACTTTGTATCCACACGCTGCAAAGCCCCCCACAGACGCCAACAAGAAAGCAATCCTCATCCCTTCCAGTTCCAGATAACCAACGACAGCGCAACACTGAATTCCCGTTTCTCTCGATCTCTTTTCCCACTTCCCTCAATCCCAAAGGGAGCAGGGAGCAGGGAGCAGGAGCCGAATACAACCACTCAGACAAGCTGGCTTATCCCGAGGAAGGAAGGGTCTTAACTGACCGCCGGAACATAAAACCAGGAAGAATACAAGTTGCAAAACCATTCAAAAGGAGGGAAGAGATCCAAGCAGAGGTACGAGCAGAGGACAGTaagtaaaggaggaaaaggacgTTGGAGAGAAacgggagggaaaagggaagcatAAACACACAAAGAAAAGCAGATGAAAGTGTGGAGATGTGGATGTAAgtaaaaaggagaataaaagcaTATTCGACTAATCACGGGGCAGAGTGTGAATAGTGTGCGGACGTTCATCCCCCCGCCAAGGATTTAAGGGTACACCTAGCACATCTTGAGGCATTTGTGGGGACGAAGCGGCCCGGGTTGCGAGCAGGTGGCTCCGTTCCCCTCCGCTCCGCGCTGGCTGGGTTCTACGCACGCGTCCCGCCCCCTCGGTCCCTTCCCACTTTCTCCCACCCACCGCGCAGGCGCTTACGCGCTCGGTAACTGACAGTCCTAGCCACTGAACTAGACGGGCTGAGTGACCGTGACCGTGACCATGACCGTGACCGCGCCCGGCGGGGGGGGGTCAGGCTGACTCACCGGAGCCGTGCCTCTGGCGGAGGATGACCGCCCTGCCCGGTGGAGGAGAGGCAGAGGAGGCGGCGGTGGCCGCGGCGGCGGCTGCAGCGGCGGTGGTGGCGGCGGCATTGGCCGCGGAGGCCGCGGCAGCCTCGCTCCCGGTGCCCGCTGCCGCTCCCGCAGCTGCTGCGCCCGCTGCCGCTGCCGCGGCGGCGGCTGGGGCGGCTGCGGCCTCGGCGTTGGTGGCTCCCTCCGGGGGCCGCTTGTCCCGACCAGGCTCGGAAGTGGCTCGGCCGGCAGCCCCGTGGCGACGCGGGCCGCTGCTCTGGATGTGAGAGACGGCCTCGGCGGCCTGCATGTCCGGCGGCGCGAAGCGCGACAGCACCCGCAGCAGCGCGTGGGCCTTGTGCTCCTGCGTTTCGTCGTCGCTGTAGTCCGACACTCGGCATTCATAGACGCCTTCGTCCTGCCGCCGCACGGCCGACAGCCGCAGCCGGTGCGAGATGTCATTGCCCTGTACCCGCACGGTCTGCAAGAGAGGCGACACCGCGGCCCCGGGGTTAGAGGCTATCTTCTCCCACGCCGAGCCCGCGACCCCAGGGCAGCACCTCGTTAGCGGCACAAGACCGAACCCCAACCCTTCCCCTGAGACTCCACCCACCCACTTACCCACCCCGCACTGAGTTCTCTCTAGACCCGATCCGTATTTGTCCCCCTCAAACCAACCCCCAGTGTCCACTTCCTGCATTAGCCTCCTGCCTTTCTCCCATCCCCTACTGCTTTCACTGATCCTTATCTAGCTTCCCAGGCATAGGCCTCCGGCACTTGTTCGTGCATCTCTTGTGTCAGCTCTTCGGTGCCCCTTCCCTTCTTTGGTACCCAGATTGCTTTCCTTCTGCACAGCCCTTGGGCAGCgtcttctttctctatatccCTCCTGCAACTCTcccttttatattattattccctctccccacttctgaatatttcttttatatcttttcccgATTTCTGTTGTCAGCATCCTTGCAGATCCTCTCTTGCTTAGTCTTCCTACAGTACTTCTTCAGTCTCACATCATATATCCCATCCCATAGAACAAAACCATCCTATTAACTCCTTAATTTTCTTGTGTCTGTTTAGAATCAATCCCTTCATTCTTCTCATATTagcctctcttcctctttcacaTTAGCCTTCCACTGTATTTTCAGAAAATGCTGCAGTTTTCCTGGTGTATTTTTGTGAACTAAATTATGTATCTGTTCCTTCACCTTATCACTAGTTAATGCTCTTTCAAAGTTCAAAACTGTCTGATCCTAGGTCCTTTCACCTCTTAGATATAGTTCCACAGGAAAATGATGTCATTTGAAGAAAAGTAACTGCTTCTCTTAAGATCTCAATATTCCACAATCCCCAAGGAGAAATCAGATATTACAGCTAGTGTGCCTCCCAACATTCTAACACTCACAAATCATCTAATTTTCCAGATTTTCATATTACTACAAAGCAAGTCTTTCTGCTCCTTTAGCCTTTAGTAGAACATGTTCTGCCCCCTTCACTCAATGAATGATACTACCTCCAAACAATACAATGATTCCATCTCCTCCCTTGCAACAATATATTCCAGATCTATAGCCTCTCTCTCAGGCTCATGTATTTCCTCAAACATTGGTCAAACACAAAACTACCAAACTGTATTGTTTTCTACAGACACACCAAGAtgatatggttaaaaaaaaaaaaaaaaaaaaaaaaaagctgcacagaagagaacaattCTTCTGAGAATTGACAGAATATTCTGGGAAAGGGAGGCAAATGACCTGAGCACACAAGTGGTTGCAAATAGTAGGGTTTTGACATTTGCtgggagaaaataaaaccaagaagTAGGCTAGCAAAATGAATAGCATTTAGCACATGATCTGGCATGAAGGGTTTTTACAGGTGAGAGCAAATCAGGGAGTGGAGACAAATGCCATGTTCTCTTGatttacaaaaaatgaaacttgACTGGAACAAATAATAGCAGATGGAGGCTTGACACTTGGAAGCagcagaaaaatgcaaaattacaAGAGTAGCATGAAAGCAGTTTGCTCTACTGGTGAAATAGGCTAAGGTGAAAGAATGTTAACTGTGGGAAGAAAATCCACCAAGAGGGGTCCCCCACACACCATAGCTGTTGCTCTACACTTACGCTGATTTTGGTTGCATCCTTATTTGTTACCTAAAATGCAAAGAGGGAGAGATGTTAGGCTACAGTTTTCTAGTTAATAGAATAGCATCTCTCAGGTTAAAGGAGATCCTCATCCCAGCTGTTTCACTCCCTTCAGAGCAATTTCTCAAACTAAAGATTTGGGGGACCTCAGGCAGAATCTAATTGTTGTGTATGCTGAGTATAAATAGGGACTTCTGCATGGGCCATGTAGCAGGTTTCCAAGGGCAGATGTGACTTCAGTGTACCTAGGTTCCTACCCTTGCAGGGTTCCACTGGAAGCTACTACCCCTCAGCTGAAGAGGGATGAAAGAGGAACTTGAAACAGTAATGCTGAAGAACAGTCTTAAGGTTGGAGTATGGGGAAGCAGGAGAAGGGGACATTCAGTTCAGGCCCCAGGGTTGTATATGTAAAGCTGAACCAGGTTCCTCCTCACAAAAGGTTTTAAGGGGAATTGATGTAGGAACTGgagggaggtgccaactaaagaATGCCTTTGCATTCCCAATTGCAACTATGAAAATAGATCAATTCCCTTGcatatttttcttctgcctcttcaCCCCCAATACATTGGTggctttaatttaaaagattatcGGCTAGATGGGGGTAGTTGTATCTGGGGAGAACATTGAACATTCCCACAATACTGGTGACAAGATTCTCAGAGCTAGGGGACTGAACTCCAATCAGTCTAAGAAggttggggtgggggaaaggtt harbors:
- the VSTM2B gene encoding V-set and transmembrane domain-containing protein 2B isoform X1; translation: MEQRGPISALRYLLLHAPLLLIANATFTEVPKDVTVREGEDIEMPCAFRASGSTSYSLEIQWWYLKDPPRELAHELALSAPGSRNKVTNKDATKISTVRVQGNDISHRLRLSAVRRQDEGVYECRVSDYSDDETQEHKAHALLRVLSRFAPPDMQAAEAVSHIQSSGPRRHGAAGRATSEPGRDKRPPEGATNAEAAAAPAAAAAAAAGAAAAGAAAGTGSEAAAASAANAAATTAAAAAAAATAASSASPPPGRAVILRQRHGSDKKRMPEVWQEGWGQEYGEERREERKNTNQRNVI
- the VSTM2B gene encoding V-set and transmembrane domain-containing protein 2B isoform X2, whose amino-acid sequence is MEQRGPISALRYLLLHAPLLLIANATFTEVPKDVTVREGEDIEMPCAFRASGSTSYSLEIQWWYLKDPPRELAHELALSAPGSRNKVTNKDATKISTVRVQGNDISHRLRLSAVRRQDEGVYECRVSDYSDDETQEHKAHALLRVLSRFAPPDMQAAEAVSHIQSSGPRRHGAAGRATSEPGRDKRPPEGATNAEAAAAPAAAAAAAAGAAAAGAAAGTGSEAAAASAANAAATTAAAAAAAATAASSASPPPGRAVILRQRHGSGTGPIYATDPFLYMFLLALHKLIHLLVNH